Proteins from a genomic interval of Actinoalloteichus hymeniacidonis:
- a CDS encoding MBL fold metallo-hydrolase, protein MCHDDQKSINVDDSPGFYAIDHYGFPRAGADDPVDPEEYYPAYLQSERFQRFGYHTEELRGGFHWVTSAGYDAAFVVTEAGVIAIDAPPTLGENMLAAIEEVTDLPVTHVIYSHWHSDHIGAASVFGPDVEIIAHRITKELLERFPDPKRPVPTTVFDTEFVLEVGGARLELSYKGENHCPGNIFIYAPQQKVLTAVDILSPGSATFMHCDASQNITGWYEAHAQILEYDFDFFVGGHHMHYGTREQVKLCVEYFADILEGATAAVERFGRSDALVDILAGAGDLRTFVGVENWINSMANHTTRHVLEKKTSDGRLWWERLAGVSTQTKYHAYTVLESIRLERPRPDYRLRGENPPAFQT, encoded by the coding sequence ATGTGTCATGACGATCAAAAGTCCATCAATGTCGATGATTCGCCGGGTTTCTACGCAATCGACCACTACGGGTTCCCCCGTGCCGGGGCCGACGATCCGGTGGACCCCGAGGAGTACTACCCGGCTTATCTACAGAGCGAGCGCTTCCAGAGGTTCGGCTACCACACCGAGGAACTGCGTGGCGGTTTCCACTGGGTCACCAGCGCCGGTTACGACGCCGCATTCGTGGTGACCGAGGCAGGCGTGATCGCCATCGACGCGCCGCCGACGCTGGGCGAGAACATGCTGGCAGCGATCGAGGAGGTCACCGATCTACCGGTGACCCATGTGATCTACAGCCATTGGCACTCCGACCACATCGGAGCGGCCTCGGTCTTCGGCCCGGATGTCGAGATCATCGCCCACCGCATCACCAAGGAACTCCTGGAGCGGTTCCCGGATCCGAAGCGTCCCGTGCCGACGACGGTCTTCGACACCGAGTTCGTCCTCGAGGTGGGCGGTGCGCGGTTGGAGTTGTCCTATAAGGGCGAGAATCACTGCCCGGGCAACATCTTCATCTACGCGCCGCAGCAGAAGGTCCTCACGGCGGTCGACATCCTGAGCCCGGGTAGCGCGACCTTCATGCACTGTGACGCCTCGCAGAACATCACCGGGTGGTATGAGGCGCACGCTCAGATCCTCGAGTACGACTTCGACTTCTTCGTCGGCGGACATCACATGCACTACGGCACCCGCGAGCAGGTGAAGCTGTGTGTGGAGTACTTCGCCGACATCCTCGAAGGGGCGACGGCGGCGGTGGAGCGTTTCGGCCGCTCCGACGCACTGGTTGATATCCTGGCTGGCGCGGGTGATCTTCGGACCTTCGTCGGCGTGGAGAACTGGATCAACTCCATGGCCAACCACACGACCCGACACGTCCTGGAGAAGAAGACCAGCGACGGCAGGCTGTGGTGGGAGCGGTTGGCCGGCGTCTCCACCCAGACCAAATACCACGCCTACACGGTGTTGGAGTCGATCCGGCTGGAACGCCCGCGCCCGGACTACCGGTTGCGTGGGGAGAACCCGCCCGCCTTCCAGACCTGA
- a CDS encoding winged helix-turn-helix transcriptional regulator, producing the protein MSGSQPIDGSFASLAAQRADADFEHIDEEVCRSFQRSVEAVGKKWTAAVLLAGLRGARRFVEYRARIPGISNQLLSQRLRELEARRLIERIVVPTTPVQISYRPTERGKSLMRVLHPLVAWSTENE; encoded by the coding sequence ATGAGCGGCTCCCAACCGATCGACGGGTCTTTTGCCTCCCTCGCGGCCCAACGTGCCGACGCCGATTTCGAGCACATCGACGAGGAGGTATGCCGCAGCTTCCAACGTTCGGTCGAGGCCGTCGGTAAGAAATGGACCGCTGCGGTGCTTCTGGCAGGGCTGCGGGGCGCCCGCCGATTCGTCGAATATCGCGCGCGTATCCCGGGGATCTCCAATCAGCTGTTGTCGCAGCGTCTTCGCGAACTCGAGGCGCGCCGGCTGATCGAGCGCATCGTGGTGCCGACCACCCCGGTGCAGATCAGCTATCGACCCACCGAACGCGGGAAGAGCCTGATGCGGGTCCTGCATCCCCTCGTCGCGTGGAGTACGGAGAACGAGTAG
- a CDS encoding AAA family ATPase, with protein MNDGRRPNTRLRPACGAASTKPIRPKQLDDAAPRWLRAVGDQPGVAGSPDEPRAGTPISASPPRLFGRHAETTALDALLDQARAGIGDALVLWGEPGIGKTALVQHVHHRAGEFVRLSHRAARAESELDFAGLHGLLRPVSKHFESLAAPQAAALRSAAGSSSEPTNPLVVGAAVLSLLCRLADKRPVLVTVDDGQWLDDATARCLGIVARRLHPHPVVIVLADQHDPAARRWEGLPELRVDGLTDASARQLLAAVAAPTDEVAVADMVAKAGGNPLALRESAGICESAEDDEHRIRGRTPIGPRMRRAFRAALDALSAPAQLLIVLAAAECDGDRRTVQRAGRALGAHDAWDEAIDTGLLQVGDDQIEFRHPIVRGAVYAGSGAEIRRRVHRALAEAMSDESPHHAWHLAEVADDRDEQIATLLERTAAHSLLRGATSAAARELRRAAELSSLPIDVSKRLADAARAAWDAGWPALSERLLDDAERLAPGDHIARRSRGLRGLLEIARGRPDRAYHYLTIDMDRVTDPGTALELGTMALRASWSAARDDLQAAALTRLLELDVDGRAGWAALLAWWRDTDRPAVPPTSAIATDVPDATVTARTAVSRLLPPTYLGHAWGLDEPMGEALRRRTPDLRRRDERARLAVVLAETAVLENFAGNWAAAESSAGEGLGLAEQVGTDHIAAQCRNSLGWLAAARGEEDLVAEAGARVLQGSLAQGVRSLTAAAYWNRGMASLFQGRPEEALASLIRLTEPGHAAAHPTFALLASLDIAEAAVYVGRHDLAEKRARELHTWARRTKASWADSAAQLIRALLGGPHVESAFLAALDMPGARSHPLFYARAQLFYGEWLRRGRRRTTARARLGEARALFDGLGAEPLRRRAQRELELTGPPGSRRAPDIAEFSRLTAQEQRVARLAAEQLTNREIAARLRISHRTVGHHLGNVFAKLGINERVQLRHTHAGHER; from the coding sequence GTGAACGACGGACGACGACCGAACACCCGGTTGCGCCCCGCCTGCGGTGCCGCTTCGACGAAACCGATCCGGCCGAAGCAGCTCGATGACGCGGCGCCGCGCTGGCTGCGTGCGGTGGGCGACCAGCCCGGCGTGGCGGGGTCTCCTGACGAGCCGCGCGCCGGGACCCCGATCTCGGCCTCCCCGCCACGATTGTTCGGCCGCCACGCCGAGACCACGGCGCTCGATGCGCTCCTCGACCAAGCCCGCGCGGGAATCGGTGATGCGCTCGTGCTCTGGGGTGAGCCTGGAATCGGTAAGACCGCCCTGGTCCAACACGTCCACCACCGGGCCGGGGAGTTCGTCCGGCTGAGCCACCGGGCCGCCCGAGCCGAGTCCGAACTGGACTTCGCGGGGCTGCACGGGCTCCTACGGCCGGTCTCGAAACACTTCGAGTCCTTGGCCGCGCCACAGGCGGCGGCGCTTCGCAGCGCCGCCGGATCGAGCAGCGAGCCGACGAATCCGCTCGTGGTCGGAGCGGCCGTGCTGTCGCTGCTCTGCAGGCTCGCCGACAAGCGGCCCGTTCTCGTCACCGTGGATGACGGACAGTGGCTCGACGACGCCACGGCGCGGTGTCTGGGCATCGTCGCCCGACGGTTGCACCCACACCCCGTGGTGATCGTGCTCGCCGACCAGCACGACCCGGCCGCCCGCCGCTGGGAAGGCCTGCCGGAGCTGCGGGTCGACGGGCTCACCGACGCGAGCGCCCGGCAACTCCTGGCGGCGGTGGCCGCTCCCACCGACGAGGTGGCGGTGGCCGACATGGTGGCGAAGGCGGGCGGCAACCCGCTGGCACTACGGGAGTCGGCCGGGATCTGCGAGAGCGCCGAGGACGACGAACATCGGATTCGCGGCCGGACACCCATCGGGCCGCGAATGCGACGGGCCTTCCGCGCCGCACTCGACGCGCTCAGCGCCCCCGCGCAACTGCTGATCGTGCTTGCAGCCGCCGAATGCGACGGCGACCGCCGCACGGTGCAGCGCGCGGGCCGGGCTTTGGGAGCTCACGACGCCTGGGACGAGGCGATCGACACCGGACTGCTGCAGGTGGGGGACGACCAGATCGAATTCCGCCACCCGATCGTGCGCGGAGCCGTGTATGCGGGCAGTGGCGCCGAGATACGACGTCGGGTGCACCGGGCACTGGCCGAGGCGATGTCGGACGAGTCCCCACACCACGCCTGGCACCTCGCCGAGGTCGCCGACGACCGCGACGAGCAGATCGCGACCCTGCTCGAACGGACCGCGGCCCACTCCCTGCTTCGCGGAGCCACCTCGGCTGCGGCTCGCGAGCTGCGGCGGGCCGCCGAACTCTCGTCCCTACCCATCGACGTGTCGAAACGGCTCGCCGATGCGGCGCGAGCCGCCTGGGACGCCGGGTGGCCGGCGCTCTCGGAACGACTGCTCGACGACGCGGAACGGCTGGCCCCCGGCGACCACATCGCCCGCCGCAGCCGAGGTCTGCGCGGACTCCTGGAGATCGCCAGGGGACGACCGGATCGCGCCTACCACTATCTGACCATCGACATGGACCGCGTGACGGACCCGGGCACGGCGCTGGAGCTGGGCACGATGGCCCTGCGCGCGAGCTGGTCCGCCGCCCGCGACGACCTTCAGGCCGCCGCGCTCACCAGGCTGCTCGAACTCGACGTCGACGGCCGGGCCGGCTGGGCAGCCCTGCTCGCCTGGTGGCGCGATACCGATCGGCCAGCGGTGCCGCCGACATCGGCGATCGCGACCGACGTCCCCGATGCGACCGTCACGGCTCGAACGGCGGTCTCCCGCCTGCTGCCGCCGACCTACCTCGGACACGCCTGGGGCCTCGACGAACCGATGGGCGAGGCCTTGCGTCGTCGAACCCCGGATCTACGGCGACGCGACGAACGTGCCCGGCTCGCCGTGGTGTTGGCCGAGACGGCCGTTCTGGAGAACTTCGCCGGGAACTGGGCGGCGGCCGAATCCTCGGCCGGCGAAGGACTGGGATTGGCCGAACAGGTCGGCACCGACCACATCGCCGCCCAATGCCGCAACAGCCTCGGTTGGCTTGCCGCAGCACGCGGCGAGGAGGACCTCGTCGCCGAGGCGGGAGCCCGAGTGCTGCAGGGGTCCCTCGCGCAGGGCGTGCGCTCGCTGACCGCGGCCGCCTACTGGAACCGGGGCATGGCATCGCTGTTCCAGGGGCGTCCGGAGGAGGCGCTGGCGAGCCTGATCCGATTGACCGAACCGGGACACGCCGCGGCACACCCGACCTTCGCCCTGCTGGCCTCGCTCGACATCGCCGAGGCCGCCGTTTACGTCGGCAGGCACGATCTCGCCGAGAAACGAGCCCGAGAGCTGCATACCTGGGCGCGACGCACCAAGGCATCGTGGGCGGACTCCGCCGCACAACTCATCCGCGCCCTGCTCGGCGGCCCCCATGTCGAGAGCGCCTTCCTCGCCGCCCTCGACATGCCCGGTGCTCGATCACATCCGCTGTTCTATGCCCGTGCGCAGCTGTTCTACGGCGAATGGCTACGCCGGGGCCGCCGACGCACCACGGCCCGTGCTCGACTCGGTGAGGCCCGCGCGCTGTTCGACGGCCTCGGCGCCGAACCGCTGCGTCGCCGAGCACAGCGCGAACTGGAGCTCACCGGACCACCGGGAAGCCGCAGGGCGCCGGACATCGCCGAGTTCTCTCGACTCACCGCCCAGGAACAACGGGTCGCCCGGCTGGCCGCCGAACAACTGACGAATCGAGAGATCGCGGCCCGACTGCGCATCAGCCACCGCACCGTCGGTCACCACCTCGGCAATGTGTTCGCCAAACTCGGTATCAACGAGCGAGTGCAACTTCGGCACACCCACGCGGGCCACGAGCGGTGA
- a CDS encoding NAD(P)-dependent alcohol dehydrogenase, which yields MSTFARAAVVEAQDGPFQFRDIEIEEPRPDEVLVRMVAAGICATDAQVRAQRMPTPLPVVLGHEGAGVVERVGAAVTSVEPGDHVVLSYHSCGRCKPCVSSHPAYCDEAWATNFAGARLDGSNALHVADGVEPRGHFFGQSSFATHALAHQRNTIKVPADLPLETLAPLGCGLQTGAGAVFTALAVPMGASFLVFGVGAVGLAAVMAAHVAGAATIVAVDVDAGRLELARELGATHVVDPTRIEDLTAALRAIEGRGFEYALDTSGRKENLDAGVGALANLGRFGFVAFHEGGGAMIDAGRLQVGQSLQGIIQGDALSPLLINELAQLYRAGRFPIDRLLSFYDFSDVNAAFDAAGSGGAIKAVLRFT from the coding sequence GCGCGGGCCGCCGTTGTCGAGGCGCAGGACGGGCCGTTCCAATTCCGCGACATCGAGATCGAGGAACCACGTCCCGACGAGGTTCTCGTGCGCATGGTCGCGGCCGGGATCTGCGCGACCGACGCCCAGGTGCGGGCGCAGCGGATGCCGACTCCACTGCCGGTGGTGCTGGGGCACGAGGGTGCGGGAGTGGTCGAGCGGGTGGGGGCCGCGGTCACCTCCGTCGAGCCAGGCGACCACGTCGTCCTGTCCTATCACTCATGCGGCCGCTGCAAGCCGTGCGTGTCCTCCCACCCGGCCTACTGCGACGAGGCCTGGGCGACGAACTTCGCGGGCGCGCGACTGGACGGCTCGAATGCGCTGCACGTCGCCGACGGGGTTGAGCCGCGCGGCCATTTCTTCGGCCAGTCATCCTTCGCGACCCACGCTCTCGCCCACCAACGCAACACGATCAAGGTTCCCGCCGACCTGCCCTTGGAGACCTTGGCACCGCTGGGTTGCGGTTTGCAGACCGGCGCCGGGGCGGTGTTCACGGCGCTCGCCGTCCCGATGGGCGCGTCGTTTTTGGTGTTCGGAGTGGGGGCGGTCGGGCTGGCAGCCGTCATGGCTGCTCACGTCGCCGGTGCGGCCACGATCGTCGCAGTCGACGTTGACGCGGGCAGGCTGGAATTGGCTCGGGAGCTGGGCGCCACGCACGTCGTCGACCCAACCCGGATCGAGGATCTGACGGCCGCGCTGCGGGCGATCGAGGGACGCGGATTCGAGTACGCCCTCGATACGAGCGGCCGCAAGGAGAACCTCGACGCCGGCGTCGGCGCGTTGGCGAACCTGGGCCGGTTCGGCTTCGTGGCGTTCCACGAGGGCGGCGGCGCGATGATCGACGCCGGTCGACTCCAGGTCGGACAGAGCCTGCAGGGCATCATCCAGGGCGATGCCCTCTCGCCGCTGCTGATCAACGAACTCGCGCAGCTCTATCGAGCGGGTCGGTTCCCGATCGACCGCCTGCTGTCCTTCTACGATTTCTCCGACGTCAACGCCGCGTTCGACGCCGCGGGTTCCGGTGGCGCCATCAAGGCGGTTCTGCGTTTCACCTGA